A stretch of the Salmo salar chromosome ssa20, Ssal_v3.1, whole genome shotgun sequence genome encodes the following:
- the LOC106581467 gene encoding extracellular calcium-sensing receptor, producing MSFCLQSVLSARSWFGLSPTGDGTLPVFGLVSLQVMSLCGWLWLLYCLHVPRCVWGLDGGGEGACRLVAKPVSGSVYRAGDVVIGGLFPIHVEAPPPEQEFRSIKGNSTCTIFYQRAYRWLQTMIFAVEEINRDPALLPNLTLGFLAADTCLSEGTTLGAALAMVTGKEASVVGTECVTTPEVPVIIGDARSSASIVVAQTLGPFDLPMVSYFASCACLSDTWRYPSFFRTVPSDAFQARGMARLLYQLGWVWVGLVAGDDDYGKFGVQLLLQELQGSGVCVAYSEVIPKVASQRRIRYIVDTIRGSTARVVVTFAITKDAHALMEEVVRQNITDKQWIASEAWVTDSTLSSPENLPSLAGTIGFALKKANIPGLGPFLTRLHPDGNYQKSDPFLRLLWEEMFGCSLGVDLSMTQSSRRQCTGSEVIGEGESQYADVSQLRASYNVYKAVYAIAYAIQDMVACQPGDGVFNGGQCPDIRKLQPSQIVRYLRGVNFSTPVGESFHFDMNGDPPASYDIINWHVTPEGTAEFVQVGHFLSSEGSGGQIHIDMDKVVWGGGSGEEVPVSVCSADCPPGTRHAVQKGKPVCCFDCLSCAEGEISNTTGSDECIRCPERFWSNPDRTACIPQLVDFLSYSDTMGVILSVISVSGATLTAGALATFLYHRHTALVKANNSELSFLLLLSLNLCFLCALVFIGQPKPWTCMLRHTLFGISFVFCISCLLSRTVVVLVAFRATLPGENLMRYFSPTQQRMGISLCTLIQVLICVLWLALAPPQPAERGGREGRGPRVVLECEVGSVVGFSLVLGYIGLLASLCLLLAFLARKLPDNFNEAKLITFSMLIFCAVWVAFIPAYVSSPGKYTVAVEIFAILASSFGLLFCLFAPKCFIILLRPERNTKKHMMSK from the exons ATGTCATTCTGTCTACAGAGTGTTCTGTCTGCAAGGTCTTGGTTTGGTCTCTCTCCAACAGGTGACGGAACTCTCCCAGTCTTCGGCCTTGTCTCTCTCCAGGTGATGAGCCTGTGTGGCTGGCTTTGGCTGCTCTACTGTCTCCATGTCCCTAGGTGTGTCTGGGGTCtggatggaggtggagagggggcTTGTCGGCTGGTAGCTAAGCCCGTCTCCGGCAGTGTTTATCGGGCAGGAGATGTGGTCATTGGGGGCCTGTTCCCCATCCATGTGGAAGCCCCTCCACCAGAGCAGGAGTTCAGGAGCATTAAGGGAAATTCTACCTGTACAAT TTTCTACCAGCGTGCTTACCGTTGGCTCCAGACTATGATCTTTGCTGTGGAGGAGATTAACCGTGACCCAGCCCTCCTGCCTAACCTCACCCTGGGGTTCCTGGCTGCTGACACATGCCTGTCAGAGGGCACCACCCTGGGGGCAGCCCTAGCCATGGTGACCGGCAAGGAGGCCTCCGTGGTGGGCACAGAGTGTGTCACAACCCCCGAGGTTCCTGTCATCATCGGGGATGCCCGCTCCTCAGCTTCCATCGTGGTGGCACAGACCCTCGGGCCGTTTGATTTACCCATG gtGAGTTACTTTGCCTCCTGTGCGTGTTTGAGTGACACCTGGAGATACCCCTCATTCTTCCGTACAGTACCCAGCGATGCCTTCCAGGCTCGAGGCATGGCCAGGCTGCTTTATCAGCTGGGCTGGGTGTGGGTGGGGCTGGTGGCAGGGGATGATGACTATGGCAAGTTTGGGGTTCAGCTGCTTCTCCAAGAGCTCCAGGGATCTGGGGTGTGTGTCGCTTACTCTGAGGTCATCCCAAAG GTAGCGTCTCAGAGACGTATCAGGTACATCGTAGACACCATCAGAGGATCTACTGCCAGAGTGGTGGTGACATTTGCTATCACAAAGGATGCACAT GCACTGATGGAAGAGGTTGTCCGTCAGAATATTACAGATAAGCAGTGGATTGCCTCAGAGGCCTGGGTCACtgactctactctctcctcccctgaaAACCTGCCCTCTCTTGCTGGGACCATTGGATTTGCCCTGAAGAAAGCCAACATTCCCGGCTTGGGACCTTTCCTAACACGCCTCCATCCAGATGGGAACTACCAGAAGTCCGACCCCTTCCTGAGGTTATTGTGGGAGGAGATGTTTGGGTGTTCTCTGGGGGTTGACCTCAGCATGACCCAGTCGTCAAGGCGACAGTGTACTGGGTCAGAGGTCATAG GTGAGGGGGAGAGCCAGTATGCTGACGTGTCTCAGCTGAGAGCCAGCTATAATGTGTACAAGGCTGTGTACGCCATCGCCTACGCCATACAGGATATGGTGGCCTGTCAACCAGGGGACGGAGTCTTTAATGGTGGACAGTGCCCTGATATCAGGAAGCTTCAGCCCAGCCAG ATTGTTCGTTATCTGAGGGGAGTGAACTTCAGTACTCCTGTGGGGGAATCTTTCCACTTCGACATGAATGGAGATCCGCCTGCCTCTTATGACATCATCAACTGGCATGTGACCCCCGAGGGGACGGCAGAGTTTGTCCAGGTCGGACATTTTCTGTCCTCTGAGGGATCAGGCGGCCAGATTCACATCGACATGGATAAAGTGGTGTGGGGTGGGGGCAGCGGAGAGGAG GTCCCTGTGTCTGTATGCAGTGCTGACTGTCCCCCTGGTACCAGGCATGCAGTACAGAAGGGGAAGCCTGTGTGCTGCTTTGACTGTCTGTCCTGTGCTGAGGGAGAGATCAGCAACACAACAG GGTCAGATGAGTGTATTAGGTGTCCAGAGCGGTTCTGGTCCAACCCTGATCGTACAGCCTGCATCCCCCAGCTGGTGGACTTCCTCTCCTACAGCGACACCATGGGTGTCATCCTGTCTGTCATCTCAGTTTCTGGGGCAACACTCACAGCCGGTGCCCTGGCCACCTTCCTCTACCACCGTCACACGGCCCTG GTGAAAGCCAACAACTCTGAGCTCAGCTTCCTGCTACTGCTGTCGCTCAACCTCTGCTTCCTGTGTGCGCTGGTTTTCATTGGCCAGCCGAAGCCATGGACGTGCATGCTGAGACACACCCTGTTTGGTATAAGCTTTGTGTTCTGCATCTCCTGTCTGCTCAGCAGgactgtggtggtgctggtggcctTCAGGGCCACTCTGCCTGGAGAGAACCTGATGAGATACTTCAGCCCCACCCAGCAGAGGATGGGTATCTCACTCTGCACACTCATCCAG GTGCTGATCTGTGTACTGTGGCTGGCCCTAGCTCCACCCCAACCGGctgagaggggaggcagagagggtcgTGGGCCGAGGGTGGTCCTGGAGTGTGAGGTGGGCTCTGTGGTTGGTTTCTCTCTGGTGCTGGGCTACATCGGCCTTctggcctccctctgtctcctcttagCCTtcctggccaggaaactcccagaCAACTTCAACGAGGCCAAGCTCATCACCTTCAGCATGCTGATCTTCTGTGCTGTGTGGGTGGCCTTCATCCCTGCCTACGTCAGCTCTCCTGGGAAGTACACAGTAGCTGTAGAGATCTTTGCCATCCTGGCCTCCAGCTTTgggctgctgttctgtctgttTGCTCCAAAATGTTTCATCATCCTCCTGAGACCAGAGAGAAAcaccaagaaacacatgatgtccaaatag